In one Magallana gigas chromosome 7, xbMagGiga1.1, whole genome shotgun sequence genomic region, the following are encoded:
- the LOC105338049 gene encoding uncharacterized protein has product MGNQAQGPRVFAADDVLDQASGTFGEGADIPVVPPKITKEELLKRVDFASIDQTALKAPPELLLENFWDIADHLVVSKSFKVIDDLFRIRAIFRWMTSFDEESIISQILPPENSPLEYLIKIQSDFGDHANLLYVLCVSANIPCVVINGVSKHGFYEVGDQIRKEVLASKWNAVYVNGEWRLIDPFWAHTSIPYAQYRDQITVDENGQITLSTEMGDTEGEPRPVNEFFYLCDPEKFIFTHFPDEEQWQLLANPITEERFQEQPYFREHYHHLGLSISKGFSDTDNCILRPDGRPCKISFDLPRDKSSNLDFKYSVTELDVEENTDTSDLDKYVMMSKSKTTLQFGVSFPFIGRFRLDVYGTDNSKDSPFNLMLSYLIHCGVPVKDFKGFPEVPEHGWGPHPLAEELGIVPISPKSSVIQTETGIVEIRFPASKAREISHCLGSTKFDAATMSRHALGRLDTVRQEYFVYVRLPEQGDYTLKIFADVDALRGKIPDSTVMTYLIEFTGDATNDPYPFVLGSQIGSKLGAFQLDVEAVDESNGVLMAWDGKLDLNLTASKDAALFSELSTSNPIAKKVMSVKDTNEKGNWKFSLKLPVAGLYSLNLFGWNEKEKNKKVEEIYSFLIQSTGSLSKEELEKLAKKGKARKGVKDMKSGFERSNTVLDSESQVAKARTDTKTISTERISSETGDMAKNRQQAGTDVDVFPISDQFSTNDGSSTNKPPASTGYGRQPSRGSIKTTGSLDKTVNGTKQQTTHNNNNEKSKNSSLQGSKDSKSDGKSSPRKGVLKKGDDKTLSKNRKGVSIVEADKKDDGVKKKKKDDLDVRTFQTTKNIVKINIEHPIKSVFTSMTKTDANDKPGDKAAVIKTKDGIEVRIQGYGRYQVDVMSKETGPRVKVVGRYTVIRVPTSNPSQDESMSDSKLFDGFGFGGNVFVDSDEEIPTREAENKPKTSTKKNQLSDKVDYGTVVPDNRSIKSTDLLDEILQGRFTDATNREMKAKLRKALKVKDLDLILKYLELYQSTSKTKRDTIFPKAVKDVMKKIKDQQRLVQECKMETPVLMDETIHVTKTPDDVRVVVVHKIIDKMTRKEKVTRVTLEINQIALTEIKQYANPPEGVHECIMATLVLLGDQPEDCKDFSACQGLLFRTGHLYIMRRITRFNIQSVPRDRVDFVSRLLKDFSMWQILDVSKGAAAFYMWVKAMLHDIQKSRPPTRAVSGKSTHSVKRVPPRPTLLPEYISRRDGTVILKL; this is encoded by the exons ACCACCAGAGCTTCTATTAGAGAATTTCTGGGACATCGCGGATCACCTGGTGGTATCCAAAAGCTTTAAAGTCATTGACGACCTGTTTCGAATCCGTGCTATATTTAGATGGATGACGTCATTTGACGAAGAGAGCATCATATCCCAAATTCTTCCTCCAGAAAATAGCCCTTTAGAGTacctaataaaaatacaatcGGACTTCGGTGATCATGCCAATCTACTCTATGTCTTATGTGT gtCTGCTAACATTCCGTGTGTCGTGATCAATGGCGTTTCTAAGCACGGCTTCTATGAGGTGGGTGATCAGATCAGGAAAGAAGTACTAGCGTCAAAATGGAACGCGGTATACGTGAACGGGGAGTGGCGCCTGATCGACCCGTTCTGGGCCCACACCTCCATCCCCTACGCCCAGTACCGGGACCAAATCACCGTGGATGAAAACGGGCAGATAACTCTGTCGACCGAGATGGGGGACACGGAGGGAGAACCCCGCCCGGTCAACGAGTTCTTTTACCTGTGTGACCCAGAAAAGTTCATATTTACTCATTTTCCGGACGAGGAGCAATGGCAACTCTTGGCCAATCCTATCACAGAGGAACGATTCCAGGAGCAACCGTACTTCCGGGAACACTACCACCATCTTGGTCTCAGCATCAGTAAAGGATTTTCCGACACCGACAACTGTATCCTGCGGCCGGATGGAAGACCCTGTAAGATTAGCTTTGATTTACCGAGAGACAAGTCATCAAATCTTGATTTCAAGTACTCAGTTACAGAGTTAGACGTAGAGGAAAATACTGATACCAGTGACCTTGACAAATACGTGATGATGAGCAAATCAAAAACCACGTTACAATTTGGTGTAAGCTTTCCTTTCATTGGTCGATTCAGGCTGGACGTATACGGAACTGATAATTCTAAAGACAGTCCATTTAATCTCATGTTATCATATTTAATCCACTGTGGAGTGCCAGTCAAAGACTTTAAAGGATTTCCCGAAGTCCCAGAACATGGGTGGGGGCCACATCCTCTCGCTGAAGAACTCGGGATCGTTCCCATAAGTCCAAAGTCAAGCGTTATACAAACAGAAACTGGTATCGTTGAAATTCGGTTTCCAGCGTCCAAAGCCCGAGAAATTAGCCACTGCTTGGGCTCCACCAAGTTTGATGCTGCTACAATGAGCAGACACGCGCTGGGTCGTTTGGACACAGTCCGACAGGAATACTTCGTGTACGTGCGACTTCCGGAGCAAGGTGACTATACTCTTAAAATATTTGCCGATGTTGACGCATTGCGTGGAAAGATCCCTGACTCCACGGTTATGACGTATCTGATCGAGTTCACTGGGGACGCCACTAACGATCCTTATCCGTTTGTTCTGGGAAGTCAAATCGGCTCTAAATTAGGAGCGTTTCAGTTGGATGTAGAAGCTGTGGATGAAAGCAATGGTGTTTTGATGGCTTGGGATGGAAAACTTGACTTAAATTTGACGGCTAGTAAAGATGCCGCCTTGTTTAGCGAATTATCTACATCAAACCCAATTGCTAAGAAGGTCATGAGTGTCAAAGATACAAATGAGAAGGGCAACTGGAAATTCAGTCTCAAATTGCCAGTAGCTGGACTTTATTCTTTGAATCTTTTTGGATGGAACGAGAAggagaaaaacaaaaaagtggAGGAGATTTACAGTTTTCTGATTCAGTCCACAGGATCGCTGAGTAAAGAGGAACTGGAAAAACTGGCAAAAAAGGGTAAAGCCAGGAAAGGCGTAAAAGACATGAAGTCTGGCTTTGAGAGATCGAACACTGTCCTTGACAGTGAATCCCAAGTAGCCAAGGCTAGGACTGATACAAAAACTATTTCCACAGAGAGGATATCCTCTGAGACAGGCGACATGGCAAAGAATAGACAACAGGCTGGCACTGATGTAGACGTATTCCCAATCAGTGATCAATTTTCAACGAACGATGGATCCAGTACCAATAAACCGCCGGCTTCCACGGGCTATGGGCGACAACCATCTCGGGGAAGTATCAAAACAACCGGAAGTTTAGATAAAACAGTAAACGGGACAAAACAACAGACGACccacaataacaataatgaaaaatctaaaaattccTCTTTACAGGGGAGTAAAGATTCGAAAAGTGACGGAAAGAGTTCCCCTCGAAAAGGTGTTCTGAAAAAGGGTGATGACAAAACACTTTCAAAAAACAGAAAAGGCGTGTCCATTGTAGAAGCTGATAAAAAAGATGATGGTgtgaagaaaaagaagaaagatgATTTAGATGTCCGAACAtttcaaacaacaaaaaacattgTTAAAATCAATATCGAACATCCAATTAAATCTGTTTTTACATCAATGACTAAAACAGATGCCAATGACAAACCCGGTGACAAGGCAGCCGTGATTAAAACTAAAGACGGGATCGAGGTTCGAATCCAAGGATACGGCAGATATCAAGTGGATGTCATGAGTAAGGAGACTGGACCGCGCGTTAAAGTAGTGGGACGATACACAGTCATCCGGGTCCCTACCTCCAACCCCAGCCAAGATGAGTCCATGTCCGACTCTAAACTGTTTGATGGATTTGGCTTCGGTGGGAACGTGTTTGTCGACAGTGATGAGGAGATACCGACTAGAGAGGCAGAAAACAAACCgaaaacatccacaaagaagaACCAGTTGTCAGATAAGGTGGATTACGGGACGGTGGTCCCCGATAACAGGTCAATCAAAAGCACCGATCTCCTGGACGAAATCCTACAGGGACGATTTACTGATG cTACAAATCGAGAGATGAAGGCAAAATTGAGAAAGGCCTTAAAAGTTAAAGACCTTGATCTTATATTGAAATATCTGGAACTATACCAATCAACGTCCAAAACGAAAAGAGACACCATTTTCCCGAAGGCCGTTAAGGATGTCATGAAGAAGATTAAAGATCAACAAA GACTAGTGCAGGAATGCAAGATGGAGACCCCGGTTCTGATGGATGAAACAATCCATGTCACCAAGACGCCTGATGACGTCAGAGTGGTGGTGGTGCATAAGATCATCGACAAAATGACACGGAAGGAGAAGGTAACTCGAGTCACCCTGGAAATCAACCAGATCGCACTGACGGAAATCAAGCAGTACGCTAACCCACCGGAAGGGGTGCACGAGTGCATCATGGCGACGCTTGTCCTGCTAGGAGACCAGCCGGAAGACTGCAAG GACTTCAGTGCATGTCAGGGCCTTCTGTTTCGTACAGGACACTTGTACATAATGCGCAGAATCACGCGCTTTAACATTCAGAGTGTGCCTCGAGACCGCGTTGACTTTGTGAGCAGACTACTGAAGGATTTCAGTATGTGGCAGATCCTTGACGTCAGCAAAGGCGCCGCCGCCTTCTACATGTGG GTGAAGGCCATGCTGCATGACATCCAAAAAAGCCGTCCTCCGACCAGGGCTGTTTCCGGAAAATCCACCCACTCCGTAAAACGTGTACCCCCGCGCCCCACACTCCTCCCAGAGTATATC